The following coding sequences lie in one Syngnathus scovelli strain Florida chromosome 1, RoL_Ssco_1.2, whole genome shotgun sequence genomic window:
- the dysf gene encoding dysferlin isoform X7: MLRCVVQRANNLRHSHPLASVTFRGSKKKTKVIKNNPNPVWNEGFEWDLKGVPLDPGAELHCVVKDHEKMGRNRFLGESRLALRDVLSSPNFAASFTVSLLDTKRNNTGATLTLQISYIPPPGSAPIFQSPSLPEPLPHTNPNVEMDTVTMISLDTLGEEDTESMIMLEVPEEQGADDGRSMVVVGPQGHQGQDSPAAQTPKRSPPSYNTHGGLKKRRRGASSRPKALANKPQDIQVRMRIIQARQLPGVNINPVVKVSVAGQSRRTRIRKGNNPTFDETFFLNFFETPSDLFDEPIFITVCDSRSLRTDAVIGEFKLDVGAIYSEHRHCYLRKWLLLCDPDDLSAGVRGYLKVSLWVLAAGDEPPADKRECVEDKEDIEGNLLRPAGLSLRGAAFTLRVFRAEDLPQMDDAFMDGVKQIFGFDSNRKNLVDPLVEIHFAGKTVCTKVLEKNANPQWHQSLTMPIRFPSMCEKMRIRLLDWDRASHNDVIGTAHLCMSKISAPGGEIEVDDTLGFLPTFGPCFVNFYGSPREFSTFNDPHEALNLGKGEGVAYRGRVLVELTTKLVDKPEPKNEDIPSDDLLVVEKFLRKRKFSLFVAFYSATHLQDVDDAIQFEVSIGNYGNKFDYSCLPLASTTQFSRAVFDGCHYYYLPWGNVKPVVVLSSAWEDIAPRIEALNMLLAALDRLEANLQRVQLEIKAGSDMDELELRVVEMLDQVIIDCSQELPSLERWPCATPLDRSLRHIRSLHLQQIMAAALALKHGPATELSTVMEQAEDWASRLRDLAEEPQNSLPDIVIWMLQGERRVAYHRIPAHTVLYSERHGGKHCGQLQTIFLKYPQGGDGEAKLPGQLRIKVWFGLAADDKHFNVYAEGKLSVFAETYENQTRLALVGSWGTTGLTCPKFSDVTGRVKLPKESFKPSPGWTWAGDWYISPERTLLFDADAGHMTYTEEVFENQMRLPGGQWIGMNEGYTDVNGEKAVPKDDVECPPGWVWEEPEWSEDLNRGVDDHGWEYGITIPPDRRPKSWVPAEKMYHTNRRRRWMRMRRRDQQKMDALRKQRPDEAMWEGWEYTSLFGWRFHLKPRKTDSFRRRRWRCRMEPLEKTGPAAIFALECSLSSIEDKHDDKSVTTTFGVNRPTISCFFDRGTRYHLRCYLYQARDLMAMDKDSFSDPYAIVSFLHQSQKTVTVRNTLNPTWDQTLIFYDVEIFGDPEATVASPPHVVVELYDQDTYGADEFMGRCVCSPSLSRSPSLAWFPIRRADKDAGELLAAFELIRREKPAVHHVPGLEADIGASSHVLDELMFPGFLCDSAQIWPEESDLPCLPPQREPNVFVVPQGIKPVLQRTAIEVLAWGVRNLKSFQLASVTSPSLQVECGGTTVQSCVIRSVKKKANFDVNTLFLDVRLPLEELYMPPIVIKVIDNRQFGRKPVVGQCTIRSLEEYRCSPGEEDEEAGQTDQSEADESQGLMPRLVSGDVFITVDDEEPLIPHQEEELMDWWSKFYASTGETNKCGTYLEQGSDTLQVYDRELEKVEAFGGLSDFCQTFKLRRGKTQGEGEDPSVVGQFKGMFKIYALPDDPMAPPPPRKFRKLPPNGVEECLVRVYVIQARGLQPKDANGKCDPYVKITLGKKTVNDHENYIPCTLEPVFGKMFELSCSLPQEKDLHVTLYDHDRLTKDEKIGETVIDLENRFLSKYGAGCGLPQSYCLSGVNRWRDQLTPRQLLSGLCERRNLRKPIYHRDTVLFRGVQYTKADLADGLKCQRHLGPIEERLSLHILRQMGLVPEHVETRALYNPLQPDIEQGRLMIWVDLFPKSLGPPGPPFNITPRKAKKFLLRCIIWNTSDVILDDVSISGEKMSDIYVKGWLDGHEHNKQKTDVHYRSLDGEANFNYRFVFPFLYLPAEQLCVVDKKEHFWNLDKSESKLAPRLTIQVWDNDKFSFDDYLGHLVMDLNRMIRPAKSPEKCDLHLLEQPADPRVSLFEQKTVKGWWPCVREQDGQKLLAGKVEMSLEIVTEQEEEERPAGLGRDEPNVNPHLEEPRRPETSFLWFSSPYKTMRFILWRRYKWFIICFLIFFLIFLFVCVFLYSFPNYAAMRMVGPFGPARVAE; this comes from the exons ATGTTGCGCTGTGTTGTTCAGCGGGCCAACAACCTGAGGCACTCGCACCCCTTGGCCAGTGTCACCTTTCGAG GGTCTAAGAAGAAGACCAAGGTCATCAAGAACAACCCCAATCCCGTTTGGAACGAG GGCTTTGAATGGGATCTTAAGGGAGTTCCTTTGGACCCGGGAGCTGAGCTTCACTGCGTCGTTAAGGACCATGAGAAGATGGGGAGGAACAG GTTTCTGGGTGAAAGTCGGCTCGCCCTCAGAGACGTGCTCAGTTCTCCCAACTTCGCCGCGTCCTTCACCGTCTCTTTGCTGGACACCAAGAGGAACAACACGGGG gctacaCTCACCTTGCAGATTTCCTACATCCCACCCCCAGGATCAGCTCCCATCTTCCAGTCCCCATCGCTACCTGAGCCCCTGCCTCACACCAACCCCAATGTGGAAATGGACACTGTCACAA TGATCTCCCTGGACACACTGGGCGAGGAGGACACGGAGAGCATGATCATGCTGGAGGTCCCGGAGGAGCAGGGTGCGGACGACGGGCGCTCTATGGTTGTGGTCGGCCCCCAGGGGCATCAGGGACAGGATTCGCCCGCCGCCCAGACCCCCAAACGCTCACCGCCGTCTTACAACACTCACGGAGGGCTGAAGAAGAGGCGTAGGGGTGCCAGTAGTCGTCCCAAAGCACTGGCTAACAAGCCTCAGGACATTCAG GTTCGCATGAGAATCATCCAGGCTCGACAGCTGCCGGGCGTCAACATCAACCCTGTCGTCAAAGTTTCGGTAGCAGGGCAGAGTAGGAGGACGCGCATCCGCAAAGGCAACAACCCCACTTTTGATGAG ACTTTTTTCTTGAACTTCTTTGAAACGCCGTCCGACTTGTTTGACGAACCCATCTTCATCACG GTGTGCGACTCGCGCTCACTCAGAACCGACGCCGTCATCGGAGAATTCAAG CTGGACGTGGGCGCCATCTACAGCGAGCATC GACACTGCTACTTGAGGAAGTGGCTGCTCCTTTGTGACCCCGACGACCTGTCTGCTGGGGTTCGAGGTTACCTCAAAGTCAGCCTGTGGGTGTTGGCCGCCGGAGACGAGCCGCCG GCAGATAAGCGCGAGTGCGTGGAGGACAAGGAGGACATCGAGGGGAACCTTCTGAGACCCGCCGGCTTGTCCCTCAGAGGCGCAGCCTTCACTTTAAGGGTCTTCAGGGCCGAGGACCTTCCTCAGA TGGACGACGCCTTCATGGATGGAGTGAAGCAGATTTTTGGATTCGACAGCAACAGGAAGAACTTGGTGGATCCTCTGGTGGAGATCCATTTTGCCGGCAAAACA GTCTGCACAAAGGTTCTGGAGAAGAATGCCAATCCGCAGTGGCACCAGAGTCTCACAATGCCAATTCGG TTTCCGTCCATGTGTGAGAAGATGAGGATTCGACTTCTTGACTG GGACCGAGCCAGTCATAATGATGTCATCGGCACCGCCCACctctgtatgtccaagatttccGCACCTGGAGGCGAGATTGAGG TGGACGACACGCTGGGATTCCTTCCCACCTTTGGTCcctgttttgtcaatttttacgGCAGTCCCAGAGAGTTCAGCACCTTCAATGACCCCCATGAAGCCCTGAACCTCGGAAAA GGGGAGGGCGTGGCCTATCGAGGTCGAGTCTTGGTGGAGCTGACCACAAAGCTGGTGGACAAACCGGAGCCCAAAAATGAAGACATCCCGTCAGATGATCTGCTCGTGGTTGAG AAGTTCCTCAGGAAAAGGAAGTTCTCCCTCTTTGTGGCGTTCTACTCTGCCACGCATCTCCAGGACGTTGACGACGCAATCCAGTTTGAGGTCAGCATCGGCAACTACGGCAACAAGTTTGACTACAGCTGCCTGCCGCTGGCCTCCACCACGCAGTTCAGCAGAGCCGTGTTTGACG GTTGTCACTACTATTACCTCCCGTGGGGGAACGTGAAGCCGGTGGTTGTTCTGTCGTCGGCGTGGGAAGATATCGCTCCGAGGATCGAGGCTCTCAACATGCTTTTGGCCGCGCTGGACCGATTG gAGGCCAACTTGCAGCGGGTGCAGCTGGAAATAAAGGCGGGAAGCGATATGGACGAGCTGGAGCTCCGAGTGGTGGAGATGTTGGATCAGGTGATCATAGACTGCAG TCAGGAGCTGCCTTCTCTTGAACGCTGGCCGTGCGCGACCCCGCTGGACCGCTCGCTCCGACACATCCGCTCTCTGCACCTGCAGCAGATCATGGCGGCGGCGCTGGCACTCAAACACGGACCTGCCACGGAACTTTCCACCGTCATGGAGCAGGCAGAGGACTGGGCCAGCCGGCTCAGGGACTTGGCTGAAGAG CCCCAGAACAGCCTTCCCGACATCGTGATCTGGATGCTGCAGGGTGAACGGAGGGTGGCGTACCATCGCATTCCAGCACACACCGTCCTCTACTCTGAGCGTCACGGTGGCAAACACTGCGGACAGCTGCAGACCATCTTCCTCAAA TATCCACAAGGTGGCGATGGAGAGGCCAAACTTCCCGGTCAGCTCAGGATCAAAGTTTGGTTCGGACTGGCTGCCGACGACAAACACTTCAACGTCTACGCTGAAGGAAAGCTGTCCGTCTTTGCAGAAACG TATGAAAATCAGACTCGGCTCGCCCTAGTGGGCAGCTGGGGGACGACGGGTCTTACTTGCCCCAAGTTCAGTGACGTGACAGGAAGGGTAAAACTGCCCAAGGAGAGTTTCAAACCCTCGCCTGGCTGGACCTGGGCTGGGGACTGGTACATAAGTCCCGAGAGGAC ACTGCTGTTTGATGCGGATGCCGGTCACATGACCTACACGGAGGAAGTCTTTGAAAACCAGATGAGGTTACCTGGCGGCCAGTGGATTGGCATGAATGAAGGCTACACCGACGTG AATGGCGAGAAGGCCGTGCCTAAAGACGATGTGGAGTGTCCTCCGGGTTGGGTGTGGGAGGAGCCAGAGTGGAGCGAGGACCTCAACAGAGGCGTGGACGATCACG GTTGGGAGTACGGCATCACCATCCCACCAGATCGCCGGCCCAAGTCGTGGGTCCCCGCCGAGAAGATGTACCACACCAACCGGCGACGCCGGTGGATGCGCATGAGAAGGCGGGACCAGCAGAAGATGGATGCGCTCAGAAAG CAGCGCCCGGACGAGGCGATGTGGGAGGGCTGGGAGTACACCTCGCTATTCGGCTGGAGGTTCCACCTAAAGCCGAGGAAGACGGACAGCTTCCGCAGGCGCAGGTGGAGATGCCGCATGGAGCCCCTGGAAAAGACGGGCCCGGCGGCCATCTTTGCTCTGGAGTGTTCCCTG AGCAGCATCGAAGACAAACACGACGACAAGTCCGTCACCACCACCTTTGGAGTCAACAGACCCACCATTTCCTGCTTCTTTGACC GGGGCACCCGCTACCACTTGCGCTGCTACTTGTATCAAGCCAGGGACCTGATGGCCATGGACAAGGACAGCTTTTCTG ACCCCTACGCCATCGTGTCTTTCCTCCATCAGTCCCAGAAGACGGTAACTGTGCGAAACACCCTCAATCCCACCTGGGATCAGACGCTCATCTTCTACGACGTGGAGATTTTCGGGGACCCCGAAGCCACCGTGGCCAGCCCCCCGCATGTGGTGGTGGAACTTTACGACCAGGACACATAC GGAGCAGACGAGTTCATGGGTCGCTGCGTTTGCTCGCCCTCGCTGAGCCGCTCGCCCAGCCTGGCCTGGTTCCCCATCCGCCGCGCCGACAAAGACGCCGGTGAACTGCTGGCAGCTTTTGAGCTCATACGCCGGGAGAAG CCAGCAGTTCATCACGTCCCGGGGCTCGAG GCTGACATTGGGGCTTCTAGCCATGTTCTAGATGAG TTGATGTTCCCGGGATTCCTCTGTGACAGCGCGCAGATATGG CCGGAAGAATCGGACCTTCCATGCCTACCCCCTCAGAGGGAGCCCAATGTCTTCGTGGTGCCTCAGGGGATCAAACCTGTTCTGCAGAGAACCGCCATCG AGGTGTTAGCATGGGGTGTCCGTAACCTGAAGAGCTTCCAGTTGGCCAGCGTTACCTCTCCCAGCCTGCAGGTGGAGTGCGGCGGCACCACCGTCCAAAGCTGCGTCATCCGCAGCGTGAAGAAGAAGGCCAACTTTGACGTCAACACCCTCTTTCTCGACGTG AGGCTCCCCCTAGAGGAGCTCTACATGCCCCCCATCGTCATCAAGGTCATCGACAACCGTCAGTTTGGCAGGAAGCCCGTGGTGGGACAGTGCACCATCCGCTCCTTGGAGGAGTACCGCTGCTCTCccggggaggaggacgaggaggcggGGCAGACGGACCAGTCGGAGGCGGACGAAAGCCAAG GTCTGATGCCCCGCTTGGTCAGCGGCGACGTCTTCATCACCGTGGATGACGAGGAGCCGCTCATCCCTCATCAG GAAGAAGAGTTGATGGACTGGTGGAGCAAGTTTTATGCCTCCACAGGAGAGACAAACAAGTGCGGAACGTATCTGGAGCAAGGCTCGGACACCTTGCAG GTTTACGACAGAGAGTTGGAGAAGGTCGAGGCCTTCGGGGGTCTGTCGGATTTCTGTCAAACCTTCAAGCTACGCCGAGGGAAGACGCAGGGGGAAGGTGAGGATCCTTCGGTGGTGGGCCAATTCAAG GGTATGTTTAAGATCTACGCCTTGCCGGATGACCCTATGGCACCACCGCCTCCACGAAAGTTCAGGAAGCTTCCTCCCAACGGCGTGGAGGAGTGTTTGGTCCGAGTATACGTCATCCAGGCTCGAGGACTTCAACCGAAAGATGCCAACGGCAAG TGTGACCCCTACGTGAAGATCACACTCGGAAAGAAGACCGTCAATGATCATGAAAATTACATCCCTTGCACTTTGGAGCCTGTTTTTGGAAA GATGTTCGAGCTGAGCTGCTCGCTCCCCCAGGAGAAGGACCTCCACGTGACGCTGTACGACCACGACAGGCTGACCAAAGACGAGAAGATCGGCGAGACGGTCATCGACTTGGAGAACCGCTTCCTGTCTAAATACGGAGCCGGCTGCGGTCTGCCGCAGTCGTACTGCCT CTCGGGTGTGAACCGATGGCGGGACCAGCTCACCCCCAGACAGCTGCTATCCGGACTGTGCGAGCGGCGGAACCTACGGAAGCCCATCTACCACAGGGACACGGTTCTTTTCAGAGGGGTGCAGTACACCAAAGCTGATCTCG CGGACGGACTCAAGTGCCAACGGCATCTGGGCCCCATCGAGGAGCGTCTCTCGCTGCACATTCTGAGGCAAATGGGTCTGGTGCCGGAACACGTCGAGACCCGGGCGCTGTACAACCCCCTGCAACCCGACATCGAGCAG GGACGTTTGATGATATGGGTGGACCTGTTCCCCAAGTCTCTGGGACCTCCTGGACCTCCTTTCAACATCACACCACGCAAGGCCAAGAA GTTCTTGCTACGCTGCATCATCTGGAACACCAGCGATGTCATCCTCGACGACGTCAGCATCAGCGGGGAGAAGATGAGCGACATCTACGTGAAGGG CTGGCTGGACGGCCACGAGCACAACAAACAAAAGACGGACGTCCACTACCGCTCGCTGGACGGGGAAGCCAACTTCAACTACCGATTCGTCTTTCCTTTCCTCTACTTACCCGCCGAGCAGCTGTGCGTGGTGGACAAAAAG GAACATTTCTGGAATCTGGACAAAAGTGAAAGTAAACTTGCTCCCAGATTGACCATTCAAGTGTGGGACAATGACAAGTTCTCCTTCGACGACTACCTTG GTCACTTAGTGATGGACCTGAACCGCATGATACGTCCCGCCAAGTCGCCGGAGAAGTGCGACCTGCATCTGCTGGAGCAGCCGGCCGATCCGCGGGTGTCTCTCTTTGAGCAGAAAACCGTCAAGGGTTGGTGGCCCTGCGTCCGTGAACAGGATGGACAAAAACTCCTTGCT GGCAAGGTGGAGATGTCTCTGGAGATCGTGACagagcaagaagaagaagagagacCGGCCGGGCTCGGCCGAGACGAGCCCAACGTCAACCCCCACCTGGAGGAACCTCG GCGTCCCGAGACCTCCTTCCTGTGGTTCTCGTCCCCCTACAAGACGATGCGCTTCATCCTGTGGAGACGATACAAGTGGTTCATTATCTGCttcctcatcttcttcctcatcttcctcttcgTTTGCGTCTTCCTCTACTCCTTCCCG AACTACGCCGCCATGCGGATGGTGGGCCCGTTTGGACCGGCCCGGGTAGCCGAGTGA